A stretch of the Candidatus Tumulicola sp. genome encodes the following:
- a CDS encoding diacylglycerol kinase family protein gives MTNRSFAQAVRDAVDGVGRTLREQPNFRIQIVLGALAVGAAALMHFAAWRWAVLVLTIALVLGAELFNTALEHAVDCASPTEHPLARAAKHAGAGAVLVICLGALAVGVWLFGGAFWHF, from the coding sequence ATGACGAATCGCTCGTTCGCTCAGGCAGTGCGCGACGCGGTAGACGGCGTGGGGCGCACGCTGCGCGAGCAGCCAAATTTTCGCATCCAAATAGTGCTCGGCGCGCTCGCTGTCGGCGCGGCGGCGCTCATGCATTTCGCTGCCTGGCGCTGGGCGGTTCTCGTGTTGACCATCGCACTGGTGCTCGGCGCCGAACTCTTCAACACCGCACTCGAGCACGCGGTCGATTGCGCATCGCCAACGGAACACCCCTTGGCCCGAGCGGCCAAGCACGCGGGGGCGGGCGCCGTGCTCGTGATCTGCCTCGGCGCCTTGGCGGTTGGGGTTTGGCTGTTCGGCGGTGCGTTCTGGCACTTCTAA
- the recO gene encoding DNA repair protein RecO: MKEYSVEAFVLRLRPLGEADRILTLFSRERGKLSAVAKGSRATRSKFGARLDFFARSRLTLHTGRNLDIITGATLVANAWDKLVDPDVFASVGYVAEVIDSLCEPDMAVPEIYDLLCELQTLVERGEATASMLPAIDLRLLGALGLAPELEACARCGSALGRRPLSGGRCKLSPQAGGLVCRRCALGLGGVAADRDGTAVADRTAFSVSASELRMLQALRGMPLQLAAARPEIAALRSRTRPFVEYQLGRRSKALSVLDVHARPRGARRNVRERAAGA, translated from the coding sequence ATGAAAGAGTACAGCGTCGAAGCATTCGTGCTGCGCTTGAGGCCGCTCGGCGAAGCCGATCGGATCCTCACCTTGTTTTCACGCGAGCGCGGCAAGTTGAGCGCAGTGGCAAAAGGCTCGCGCGCCACGCGCAGCAAGTTCGGCGCCCGCCTCGACTTCTTCGCGCGATCGCGTTTGACGCTGCACACGGGCCGCAACTTGGACATCATCACCGGCGCCACGCTCGTAGCCAACGCCTGGGATAAGTTGGTGGACCCCGATGTCTTCGCGTCGGTGGGGTATGTCGCAGAGGTCATCGACAGCCTGTGCGAGCCGGACATGGCCGTGCCCGAGATCTACGATTTGCTATGCGAGCTGCAGACGCTCGTCGAACGAGGCGAGGCCACGGCATCCATGCTGCCGGCGATCGATCTTCGATTGTTGGGCGCGCTCGGCTTGGCTCCGGAACTCGAAGCGTGCGCGCGCTGCGGCTCCGCGCTCGGCCGACGCCCGCTGTCCGGTGGGCGATGCAAGCTTTCTCCGCAGGCGGGTGGGCTTGTATGCCGGCGCTGCGCGCTCGGTCTTGGCGGGGTTGCGGCGGATCGAGACGGCACTGCGGTCGCGGACAGAACCGCTTTCAGCGTCAGCGCGAGCGAACTACGCATGCTTCAAGCATTGCGCGGCATGCCGTTGCAGCTCGCAGCCGCTCGGCCCGAAATCGCGGCGCTGCGCAGCCGCACGCGCCCCTTCGTCGAGTATCAACTCGGGCGGCGCTCCAAGGCGTTGTCCGTGCTCGACGTGCACGCGCGACCGCGCGGCGCTCGACGAAACGTGCGGGAGCGGGCGGCGGGCGCGTGA
- a CDS encoding hemolysin family protein, translated as MADPRLPALLGIFFLVVLAGLFAASEAALLGLSRLRLLRHDEDAVNKSLAKLLDDRNHYLTTMLVGNTIVMLSADSLATWLAIQYGHDIWQPVLLATVIMTLSILIFAEILPKMVVVQDPLKWAPRLSWFLHVMGIVLRPITWILVGFTSFIIRLFGGDPSAHGPYVTEDDIRALVNVGETQGALEEEEKQMIHSIFEFGDTIAREVMTPRTDIVAADVADPVSTGVDLVIREGYSKLPVFEEKIDHIIGVVHDREMLGAVTRGELSRPLRSLMRPVKAIPENKKVHELLREMQAEKVSVAIVVDEYGGTAGLITMEDLLEEIVGEIMDEFDAEEQDHPPVIKRLGDTEVVVDARMSIDDVNEQLGLNLPTADFESIGGYAFGMFGRVPAPGEQVAIGTGLTLVVEETAGRRLRSVRIKKAPSTNGAGFAVPSGEQQPIHNGKS; from the coding sequence ATGGCGGATCCTAGGTTGCCGGCCCTCCTGGGTATTTTCTTCCTCGTCGTTCTCGCAGGTCTGTTCGCTGCGTCCGAAGCCGCGCTGCTCGGTTTGAGCCGCCTTCGGCTCCTGCGGCATGACGAAGACGCGGTCAACAAGTCTCTCGCCAAACTCCTCGACGATCGCAACCACTACCTGACGACCATGCTGGTCGGCAACACCATCGTCATGCTGTCGGCGGACTCGCTCGCGACGTGGCTCGCGATCCAGTACGGGCACGACATCTGGCAGCCGGTGCTGCTGGCGACCGTGATCATGACGCTGTCCATCCTGATCTTCGCCGAGATCCTTCCCAAAATGGTGGTGGTTCAGGACCCGCTCAAATGGGCCCCGAGACTGTCATGGTTCCTGCACGTCATGGGAATCGTGCTGCGGCCGATCACCTGGATACTGGTGGGCTTCACGTCCTTCATCATCCGGCTTTTCGGCGGCGACCCGAGCGCACACGGTCCCTACGTCACGGAAGACGACATTCGCGCTCTCGTGAACGTCGGCGAGACACAAGGCGCGCTCGAAGAAGAAGAAAAGCAGATGATCCACTCGATCTTCGAGTTCGGCGACACGATCGCGCGCGAAGTCATGACGCCGCGAACGGACATCGTGGCGGCCGACGTCGCGGATCCGGTCTCCACCGGCGTCGACCTCGTCATCCGCGAAGGCTACTCGAAGCTGCCGGTGTTCGAAGAGAAAATCGATCATATCATCGGAGTCGTGCACGACCGCGAGATGCTGGGAGCGGTGACCCGGGGTGAGCTGTCGCGGCCGCTGCGCTCGCTCATGCGTCCCGTTAAAGCCATACCCGAGAACAAGAAGGTGCACGAACTGCTGCGCGAGATGCAGGCGGAAAAAGTATCGGTGGCGATCGTGGTCGACGAGTACGGCGGGACAGCCGGCTTGATAACCATGGAAGACTTGCTCGAAGAGATCGTCGGGGAGATCATGGACGAATTCGATGCAGAGGAACAGGACCACCCGCCGGTCATCAAACGCCTGGGCGACACCGAGGTGGTCGTGGATGCCCGTATGAGCATCGACGACGTCAACGAGCAGCTTGGGCTGAACCTTCCGACCGCTGACTTTGAGAGCATAGGCGGCTATGCGTTCGGTATGTTCGGTCGTGTCCCGGCGCCGGGCGAGCAAGTGGCGATCGGCACCGGTCTGACGCTGGTCGTTGAGGAAACCGCGGGAAGAAGGTTGCGTTCAGTCCGCATAAAGAAAGCACCATCTACAAATGGCGCCGGTTTCGCAGTGCCGAGCGGCGAGCAGCAACCGATTCACAACGGCAAATCCTAA
- a CDS encoding cytidine deaminase — protein sequence MPRLDEKQIEALAKKAWETWLFAYAPYSQFRVGAALLGADGRVFTGANVENASYGLAMCAERVAVGAAAAAGVRSFVAIAVAGDDPDGVMPCGACRQVLAEFSENMLVLRCRPDGSYVKTYLRALMPAPFSGHTFAEAEERLEVAGRS from the coding sequence GTGCCCAGACTCGACGAGAAGCAGATCGAAGCGCTCGCCAAAAAAGCCTGGGAAACCTGGCTTTTCGCGTACGCTCCCTATTCGCAATTTCGCGTCGGCGCCGCGCTCTTGGGCGCCGACGGTCGCGTGTTCACCGGAGCCAATGTCGAAAACGCGTCGTATGGGCTGGCGATGTGCGCGGAGCGAGTCGCCGTAGGCGCCGCCGCGGCTGCAGGGGTCCGCTCGTTCGTGGCGATCGCCGTCGCCGGGGATGATCCCGATGGCGTGATGCCATGCGGAGCGTGCCGCCAAGTGCTGGCCGAGTTCTCGGAAAACATGCTGGTGCTGCGTTGCCGGCCAGACGGCTCGTACGTCAAGACGTACTTGCGCGCTCTCATGCCCGCCCCGTTCTCGGGGCACACGTTCGCGGAAGCCGAAGAGCGCCTCGAAGTCGCCGGCCGCTCTTAA